TTTAtcttttgaattttgttttttaatttccaGAAGAATTCACCATGTCACTAAAGAATATTCTAGTAAAATTTATGTCTTTATATTAATATTAGTGAATAAAAATAATACCATTTAAACTACCTATCTTAATAAGTGAGACTTTCATAAAttctataaatttaattaaactctCCTCAAAGTCGAAGAATAAAATTTGAAGATATAAACatctttaaacataatattttcaTTGTTAAATGATTGGTCGACTCTTAATAAactacattttaaattttttttaaaaaaattccatgTTTTCTCAATAGGCATCATATGCAAATTTAATCCCTCATCCTTTTATTATGATATAAAAACAGAAGGTTGTCAGAAGAAAACACAAACTATTATGCAACTGTTTAGTTGAACATCTCATCCCATATATAATTACTGTAATATAAAAAGAGAAAATCTAATAAAACAACACTTATTGCCAAAAGAGATGATAAAACCGAACACGATAGAGCCTTGtttgtattaataaaataaataaataaattggaaaGTGGGGGAAATTCAGAAGACACCGCCAAAACCGACCATGGGCCATTGGACACGTCATCGATAGGGCGCAGTGAAGAAACTTCGCGTCACAAGCTGTTAACGTAGTACTTCCCGGTTCTCACTTCTCCATGATTGTGGGACCCCAACTCTCGGGGAATCTCTTACGGCATATCCCATCTACCACACCTGTTATCCTCTCACTTGCTTGGCCTTTCCCTTTTATATCATCCCATTCTCATCTCTGGTTCTCCattaattttaatcaataatTCTGTGATttggaatttaaatattttaaaattatatatccaATTAGATGCTAATAATTGAACAAATGTTCCCAAAAAGCACTCCTAATCACAATATTAATATTTCAATCCTTCGTCATCTTAATtatgttgttatttattaaaattttcatttgatatacattttaaaaagttttagtgtatatttttcttcaattttaagGGTTTAGAAAATATTATAAGTCATAATAGTAGTAGCAATTATATaaaaactttattatttaaaaaattataaaaccattaCAATAGAATAAATTTAATGGTGGAATATGTacttaaattcaattataataatcaaatgagaatataaaatgatcattaataatattagaataaaaattttatataatcaacattttggattgtttgagctttatgaaattattaaaattgtgttaagttacaatttcaatattattttttatacttttaaattttaaaattttagttttgactaaatgtaataattaaatatgtctggttaaattttactattaattatGTAATATGtgtaaagttatagatttagtccatattcGTTAACTAAATCATTATTAACCactatattttctaaattttaaaattttaatctcaaTGAAAATGAAAATCATAAAGTCCATTGACAATTTTTCAAGTAATATACAAAAATAGTAAACTGACATGATAAAACACATGTGATAGTATATTTGTcgcattaaaattaaaaaataataaaatttaacttaataaatttaataactattatttgatcaaaactaaaattttaaaagtgcatgaattaaaaataactaaattaaaacataaaaattaaatccatATAGAATTTAACCTTCAATAAAATGTAGGTTGAGTAGAAATCAAACTACACCTTTTGTAAGAAAAGGTCAACTCCCTAACGATTTTCTTCTTCCTAATTTAAGTGTatgtacttttattattattatttataaatatgtaaataagaCATTACGCTGTGCATCGTGATTTaactttttttctctttaaaGAATAATCACTATCAATACTACATTGGTGAGAAAATGTAAAAGAGTTttcatatttatacattttttaaataattttattataaattttgatcatatatgttattttttatataatatttagaattatctATAGCTCAttcccaactcataaataagagtATAATAcgcttcagcacactcgaacTCACATATTCCTGCATTAACAATAATATCTATGCTaatcgaattaaaactcaatcaatatttatatttatatttttaaataaatgatatttATGAAGGATAAAAAAATCAAGGGTGCtctcaacaaaaaaaaatcaaggttattttttaaaacaatggtAGATTTTTTGAGGAGAGTTGCTTTTAATGCTAATATTTTTACAgatatttttaaggaaaaaacaTTTGCATTaatattgttttacaatttttcataattttttctataatcttctaataatttaattattatatttaattatatatataaatcatataagtttgaagtaaataatttttttgactatttgttttatataatcaaccattaaatatgtattaataTGGACAATATTTTATATcgatatgataaaaatattatatcgATTTGAAACTTTACATGCataataaatacaattatattgtCAAATTCAActgttatttaaaatatcaattgctaaaaaaattagaaaaatgcgTCAAACCATTTTAATTTTACATTGTAAGCTGATTCCATCCATTTTTTAAGTGAtaagttattttatttgaatatatattatatattttaaaaattgcgtttaaaatatttattatttttaaaaaaattaatattatgtcAATTAAGTTGTAGTTCAATTGGCATCGGCATTGTTGCTAGTACATGAAGATGTAGGTTCGAGTGTGCAGAATTGTATTATCGTCCTATTCAAGAGTTGAAAAGAGACTATGGGTAATTTtaagcattatataaaaaaaagaacaaatatgataagaacctatgataaaattaatgttaaaaataatattatttaattaaattagtgctggattaatttataatattaattaaatcaaaatttttatacttgtaataaattatttaacaattgaattaatttttgaaatactTAAAATCTGATCATGGTATACGAGTAATAAAAGATGAAACAATAACTTAGGCGTTAtgattgaattttcttttatgtatgattagaattaaaatgatatttatatCACTAATGATTTCTTTTTGGTGAATTATAAAAGAAGAGCAAAGCTCTGATAATAACATGATTAATATGACTCAAACGCAAATTACATTTGAGACGATAAATACATTGACCATCTGGTCAACACACGGGTTCATCATTTAATacttaaattacataattttaaattttatttttttcttgataaaaagatattatttttaatattacaatGATAAGAAATCATTTGAgttgttattaattttttatatttattaaaaatattgttttatcaaCATGGCTTCTCCAAAATTAACATGAAAcaggaaatatataaaaaaatggaaatatgTTTGGACaccataaattaaaaatattatttatgtaccattaatattaactttttttatataaatcacGGCTCGACCTGTTTGAACCATAAACACCTCACCAACAAAAGGGAAGAtgaaagagaggaaaaaaaataaaataatgaaaagcaaAATTGGAAATTGCAACTACCACGAACTCGTAGAAGCTTAGGTGGGAGTTGAGAAGGGAAGAGAAGGCAAAAGAGCGGCCCAATAAAGCCATAAaaaacgataataataataaaaaggttttcacagttttattgctaataaTTACAGAAATTAGGATTAGCTCCATCGCTTTGGACCGACGGGTAgatttatttaatcaaaaaaagaaaagaaaagaaaagaaaagggccTCTCTCTTCCTATCTGTCTCTCACAGTTGGAGTCATTGGTGTCCTCGGCTTTTCAAagtttttcatttctctttcaGCTCTTTTTGTTTTTAGGTTTTCTTCGATTCGTGTTTGGCTGAGGCGGGTTTTGTTTTTCCCGGGAAAGCTCGGGGAATTAAGAGAAAATGGTTAGAATGACGAAAATGCCACTGAACTTAACTTCTATTGAGCTTCCAGCTCTGGTGTCCGACTGGTGGGACGAGATCAATGAGTCCACTAAGTGGCAGGATGGCATCTTCTACACTCTCTGCGCCGCTTATGCCCTAGTTTCCTCCGTTGCTCTGGTCATCCTTctattccttttttttaaaaaattatttttcaagtttttttttgtaaGTTTTTGTTTGATTCACTGAACTTTTCGATTTTGATTTTGTATGGATCAGTGCTTAGTAGAAGCCCTGTTCTtcgagtttatttttattttcatgttaGTACTTTCCAATATTTTAGGATTCAAACTGATTTAGTTTGTTTAGTTAGTAGTGACATTTTATCACTAGCTATTCTTTTCACACAAAtttaatatagaattaaagcttttAAAGTTAATTTTACTACGTATTTTATTGTTAATGATTTCAATTTCGAGAAATTTATTCCCAGTACTGGGATATGAGATTAGTTTGTATGTGAAAGTTGCTGTTTGTAATGTGCAGATACAATTAGTAAGGATTGAATTGAGAGTGCCCGAATATGGTTGGACGACACAGAAAGTTTCCATCTAATGAACTTCATTGTTAATGGAGGTAATATTCAAAGTCCTCAAAACATATGTAGTGTTTTCTATTACTGTTATTAGGATTTAGGATTTTAGTTTGATTATTTGATCTTGAATTTTGTTGTTGTTGCAGTGCGTGCAATTGTGTTTGGATTTCACAGACAAGTATTTGTATTGTATCCCAAGGTTAGTTTGCTATAGGATCCAGAGATATTGGTTCATTTCTGACACAAAGTTTGCATTGCATTTCCAAATGTGATAACATTTCATATTTGGGAATAAATTCGTTTCACTCTTTCTGCTTCACAATCTAGGCCTATTGTTTGAGTTTCTCATACAAATTAAGGTTTCTTGGGTAGCATAAGGAGAATAAAGGAGGATTCTATTTTGAGAGAACAAGGAGTATATAACTAGCAAGTTGTAATGATCCAATTAAGACAAGAGTTTTATAATACTAACGTGAGCATTACTTCTTGAACTAGGTCCTCACATATATGTTGTTGGATCTTCCGGGCCTTCTGTTTTTCTCCACATACACATTACTTGTCCTGTTTTGGGCCGAGATTTACCATCAGGCAAGAACCTATTCGTAATTGCTTTTGTGAAATGATGTGTCAAACTTTGTTTCTCCATGATATAAGATCAATATACCGGGTTACAAACTCATGTACTCGGTTCTTTCTTGTACTCTTGTGAGGAACTGTGCCATTTTACCTTTCCATTATGAGCAGGCTAGAAGCTTACCAACGGACAAACTCAGAATCTTTTATGTGTCAATCAATGCTGTTATTTACTTTATACAGGTGCGCTCCAACTTGCATTATCTTGTCTGTTTACTCAGTATTACCATCATTAGTACTAGGCTAATCTGTGAGGGAAGTGATTATATCTGTTTACTTATTTCTCTGTTGAGTTTTTATCTCAAGTTTCCTGCCACTCTTGCTATGACATGTACTTAAATGTGTGAGTGAagttaaaaaatgatattttgacttcagGTCTGTGTGTGGGTATACCTCTGGATAGATGACAACAGTGTGGTGGATTTCATTGGAAAAATATTTATTGCTGGTAAGTGTTACAGTGAATTATCAATCCATGTTCACTAGGTTTATCCCTGGgtattagtttttctttttttccccttaATGAAAATCTTATGCACATTAAGtcttactattattttttaacattgCCCCTTATTTTCTATATTCTTTTCTCCAGTGGTGTCATTTATAGCTGCATTAGGATTCTTGTTGTATGGAGGAAGGTAATTATGGTTTGCTTACACAAAatttattgatattgaattaTAGTGAGCTTCTAAGTATGACCAAATCCTACTTACTCAATTCCTTGCAGATTATTTTTCATGCTAAGACGATTCCCTATTGAATCGAAAGGAAGAAGGAAGAAGCTTCACGAGGTATTTTCCTTCCTTTATTAAATAACAATTCAATTTCAGTATAAGCCTGACATAGCATAAGTTTAACGTGCATTTCTATGTTCTAATCTCATGGTTTCTAAAATGGCCATCATGCTGTAAGATGTTCTCGACATTACTATTGTTTATGGATGTGTTATTTGTTTGTAGGTTGGATCTGTTACGGCCATTTGTTTCACCTGCTTCCTTATTAGGTGCTTTGTGGTAAGTTTTTCTTTCTTGACCAAACTTTGTTGTAGGTTTTCAAGCTATGTAATTTATTGCTTGACCGAGAATGTTGCACTTTAAACTATTACTTGTTTGATAAATCTCTTGTATGTAACTCATGCTGCAGTCTCTCTGTTCTCAACAGATGACAGTTTATTTGATTATTACATCCTGAGGCAAACTGATAATCTGAACTCacaaatatgcatgaatttagacTTGCTACATCCTTCACCTGAGAGAGTACCTCTGggagatttaatttgtatagtatactttttaaattaaaatgaggtaaaatgactaaacaATATTTTCCGAGCGAAAATTGCATACTTCATTCTGAGTTTTAATTCCACTTCTTTCTCTTCCCTTTGAACTGAAAGAAAACTTGAAACTTTAAAGAAAACTTGAACCTTTCCTCGAGTTTTTTGTTTTCTTGAAATTCTTGCTAATAATAAGAGACAAGGAAATAGGTAGTTTGCATTTGGCTAAATGCTCCCAGGAATTGGTGTATAGCTGAATGTAAGAAGATATTGATTTGCCCACTGGATATAGAGAGAAGAGAGGCATGAGGCTAGGCTTGACAACAGTCAAATGCCAAAACTCTTTCCATCAACCATTTAGAAACAATAATATTCTGCTGCTGATTTCATTTAGTTGCTCAACGTTTCCCTACTGCTTTATGTGCTCCTTTAACTAATTTCTCTGCATACAGGTGGTTTTATCTGCCTTTGATGCAGATGCGTCACTGGATGTTTTGGACCATCCAGTACTGAACTTGATCTATTACACGGTATTTAATGAACCCATTTCTCTCATGTCTTATTTGTCTCTCTTATATTCTCCTAAGCATGTAATTTCTATTGATCAAATTACAGCTGGTTGAGATCCTACCTTCGGCTCTAGTGCTGTATATCTTGCGTAAATTGCCTCCAAAGAGAGTATCCGCTCAGTATCACCCAATCCGTTAGTCGGAATGCATCTTTGTTCGTAGAATTGTTTATTCCCGTAGGAAAACAAAAAAAGATGGTTTTGGCATGTTTCAAGAGGGCTAGTTAAATTTCCAGTTGAGTGAGGGAATCAGAGCCAGGAGAACTGGAATGGTTGCTGATGCATgcaaaaattttttaattttgtatgtgACATAGCTGTTTTGGAGCTTTCTTAAGGGGAGATCTTCGTTGATTTCTTCATTCGTTATGTGATCGAAGAGTTGGTTTATCTGACGCTTTGCGCATTATTGGTTGACAATTGAGAATTTAGTAGGggtttccaaaaaaaaaaaaatcagagttTAGTAGTTGTTTCATCGGTTTGCTTATTGGAAAATGAAGATGAACATGATTTGTGTTGGGCATGCACGCCTTTGTTTAATGTATAACTTTTGTCATAAGCAAGACATTATTGTTAGCTCTACTAGCAGAAGCTTGTTGAAGGGAgagtttgaaaataaaataaaaaaaattcattttctgcCACAATCTGTGAAACTGGTGCTCTTTTTTTCGTAATTTATGTTCCGACTTAAAGTCTTAGAAAAGAAACGAATAGTTTTCTTTTTCGTGAAAAATAAGAAacgaataaatttcattttcttttgtttaaataTGATTGAATTTTCTGTTGATGCCTTGGCCTTGGGTATAATTGACTGTTGACAGTGTAATACTAGTAGGTTTTGATTcacttgtttattttattcacacaatattattatatcaaatgattttttttagatgACAAGTACGACCAACGCCATTTGAATAGTCAACCATTATAATTTGAATATatcttaatcaaatcataatagaATTTATATAAAGTGTAATTTAATTTgagatttcaataataatattaatatgatattgaaattaattaCATGGTACTTGCATTtggttttaaagtttaatttcgTATGTAGATTAATTGATATTATGTGATCCAATGGATGTTTGACACGTGTactctagaaaaaaaatataggtaCTTTATTGGGATAAAAAATTGAAGTaccaaattggaaaaaaatacctCAAGTATCCAATTGCAAGaatttaggtaccaaagtgaATGTTAAAACTAAACTCAAGTAGGACAAAAAAATATAGGTATCAAATTGATTATTGAAACCAAACGTAGGTACCAAATGATTTATCAACCCATTTTTATACAATCAAAGACATTCCAATAGAGGGATGTTAAATGTTAACACTAAGGTGTCACTTTTAGGCATTTGCTCCTCGAGTTATTGGCGCCAATAATTAAAagagttaatatgtaatttgccCCTTGAACTTGTCTAAAAGTGCTCAAGTGAtgctagagtttttttttttttacttagttggTACTTAAACTTGTATTCTGTCACATAGGTTGGTACTTCTACACTAGCATCGTTAGTTTGTACTGAAGTGATATTGATTGCCAATCTTATATCGACACGTGATGACCTCTCAGTATGATACAtgacaaacataaattaaaaaaataaaaatctttttaaaaatataaattaatttaaaatgtataattttttggacaagtttaagtatcaattagatacttttggacaagttcaagtaccaactaAATACTTTTGGACAAGTTCATAGGGCAAACTCCAtgttaattcaaaaaaaattaacactatAAGCAAATTGGGACAATGTGTATGACAAAATATTAGTCCAGGTACCAATttgatacaaaaaaaaaagttaggcGTCGACTAGGTActttgatacgacccgcccccaggaacggctattgtttcagcctacgaGCGAGGCTCGTCATTTTTACAAGcgggacgtagctcaattttatttttatggagcttcacggacttactttacttcttgaaactcaattatattctatcttcttctcgtctattctacttcttcgtttacgatcgggaactaaacgactcgggttcaactactaaaccgaggtcataTCATACTTTGGCCAAATTCAAGAGGTAAACTACATAATAACCCTAATTAAAATgacataaattataatatattaaatctaCATATGATCTTTGGTCAAATGTGCAATttcatacatgaattttgatttggtgtaattatacatataaaacTTTGATTATGGTTCATTTGTaaatatgaaactttaattttaatttaatcttatacTTTTAAAGAAATACATATATCAATTTATTCttatattgaattaatataattgtttgcgTTCGTGACATATAACTGTAAAATGGTGCTACGTCAATAAGGTTGTTAATGgtttgttaaatttaatttaaatcgaaatatcatatttaaaattacataaaatcaagGTTCATATATGacattacacattaaatcaaaattcacatgTAGTTCTAATATTTATCTCTATTGGAaacaatgacttaaatgaaatatatatacataaaaaatttatatagtaagaattattgaattttgactattttaacaattttagttatttttttccaaaataaataaaaattgattatagAAGTGAAATTCGAATCTGATGCTCAATGAGTCAAAAATTTTATTGGcttaatttaacctttttatttataCAAAAAGTTACATAGTTTTGAGCGTGATACAGTATGCATTGATAAATGAATAAATCTTTAAGATTTGCATGGAAGCAGCAGTTAAGAAACAATGTTAAGTGAATATTGATTAGAAGATAAAGAAGAGCTAAGTACACCAGTATTGGACTGTGGTAATTAATGAGCTTTTTTAGTTAATAggggcttaaattttttttaagttcaacAATAAGATCATAATCAAATTTTTAgagaatgaaaataaataaaattattcggGAATTAATTGAGTAGATAGTTATTGGCCAACTCAAAGAATAGTTGAGTAGGATAAAggtttataatttaaaacaagGAAAGTAAAACTCTTGAAGAGATCAATGTTGCACTTTGCTTAAGAATGGCGGCCAAAAACTTGAAGGAAAAAAATATACATGGTGGAAAAATGTGTGATGATCGGTTAACGTAGTGAAAAATGTATAAATGGATCTCTTATTGATTTcgacatttaaattttaaaagaattttatgcAGAAACGCAGAGGATGAGTGGAGGATTAGTTAATTATAAATAAACTAATTGATCATGAAAATAGAATTTACGGTttagaatttattattattattattattattattattattattattattattatcaaaactAATATTTTGATGTATTGTAAAACTATGAGATATTTTTATTCAACATTAAGcatgtaaatagtgaaattaagaTAAATGTTACATGAAGATAGTTTTTTCTTCCCTTGATATGTACTTGACGAGAAATGAGAAAAATACAAAAGTTAACACTCATAATAATTTTGACTTAATTATTTCATTGACAGGTGGTAGAGCCAGAGAATAAACCATCAGCTGAGGTAAAACATATTTACTATGGATTTAAATATATCTAAGTAggatcttttttaaaaaatagatgtgcaggtaaattttgaaattatgattaGCTACGTTTACGCATTATGTGAGATTAatgagtaaaaaaatttataaaatgagattttaaaaattaaaagcccTGTTCAAGGTAATGGTGATGGCTAATGAGTATGCTTTGTTTTAGAGTTGCTAATTGTATAGCGAAAGAGATTAGAGGTAGTTTAGATCGattgattattttttttgctCCACCTATTTTTATGTGACGGATTTTGAAAGTAGATATACATCACGCGCTGTCTACAAAAGTCGTTGTTAATTAAATTTGTCGATCCATCATTGCTTTTAAAAAAACTGCTCCTTTTAAGGAACAATTG
The sequence above is drawn from the Gossypium hirsutum isolate 1008001.06 chromosome A05, Gossypium_hirsutum_v2.1, whole genome shotgun sequence genome and encodes:
- the LOC107958257 gene encoding LOW QUALITY PROTEIN: tobamovirus multiplication protein 1 (The sequence of the model RefSeq protein was modified relative to this genomic sequence to represent the inferred CDS: inserted 1 base in 1 codon); this encodes MVRMTKMPLNLTSIELPALVSDWWDEINESTKWQDGIFYTLCAAYALVSSVALIQLVRIELRVPEYGWTTQKXFHLMNFIVNGVRAIVFGFHRQVFVLYPKVLTYMLLDLPGLLFFSTYTLLVLFWAEIYHQARSLPTDKLRIFYVSINAVIYFIQVCVWVYLWIDDNSVVDFIGKIFIAVVSFIAALGFLLYGGRLFFMLRRFPIESKGRRKKLHEVGSVTAICFTCFLIRCFVVVLSAFDADASLDVLDHPVLNLIYYTLVEILPSALVLYILRKLPPKRVSAQYHPIR